One window of the Octopus sinensis linkage group LG3, ASM634580v1, whole genome shotgun sequence genome contains the following:
- the LOC115209439 gene encoding 52 kDa repressor of the inhibitor of the protein kinase-like, whose amino-acid sequence MILKQLEMNGINIQYCCGQAFDNAAVIASHRAGIQARITEVNPEIVFVPCTNHSLNLAAAHASSVGADSVTYFGTLDRLCSFFSASTHPSVDILIEISGAIIKRAGETRWCSREDAVKVVYTKFTEIIAALEQLMEDAENATSRSIADLILQAMLSFSFMSSYGLWRDILPENKVPPNERFGVATVCQSTINLENFSTFWLKGQD is encoded by the coding sequence ATGATTCTAAAACAATTAGAAATGAACGGCATTAACATTCAATACTGTTGTGGACAGGCATTTGACAACGCGGCAGTAATAGCAAGCCATCGAGCCGGTATTCAAGCGCGCATCACAGAAGTTAATCCAGAGATTGtatttgtgccatgcacaaatcACTCTCTGAATTTAGCAGCTGCGCATGCATCTTCAGTGGGTGCAGATTCAGTTACATATTTTGGCACATTGGACCGTTTATGTTCATTCTTCTCAGCCTCAACCCATCCATCGGTGGATATCTTGATTGAGATATCTGGTGCAATTATCAAACGGGCTGGGGAAACAAGGTGGTGTAGTCGAGAAGATGCGGTGAAAGTTGTATATACAAAATTCACGGAAATCATCGCAGCGCTAGAACAGTTGATGGAAGATGCAGAAAATGCAACTTCGAGATCTATTGCAGATTTAATTCTTCAGGCGATGCTGTCATTTTCTTTCATGTCATCTTATGGCCTTTGGAGAGATATACTTCCTGAAAATAAAGTACCTCCAAACGAAAGGTTTGGAGTTGCTACAGTGTGCCAATCAACTATCAACCTTGAAAACTTCTCTACTTTCTGGTTGAAAGGGCAAGACTga